A DNA window from Hevea brasiliensis isolate MT/VB/25A 57/8 chromosome 2, ASM3005281v1, whole genome shotgun sequence contains the following coding sequences:
- the LOC110672980 gene encoding cytochrome P450 81Q32-like — protein MDDSVQPMYLATVFFYLASILVLYIITKHYLHKIQNLPPCPYPSLPIIGHLYLLKKPLHRTLSKISKRHGPILFFRFGSRPVLVISSPAFAEECLTKNDIIFANRPQLLAGKHLGYNYSALTWAPYGDHWRNLRRISSLQILSPHRLQMLSGSRVEEIKTMLSKLADKPNQTVDMRNLFFELTINSMMRMIAGKRYYGENLSDLEEAKRFQKIIAETVRLGGKMFIRDFLPCMGWIELGAKEEELRELQKGRDGFMQGLIDENRRRRRRKRIGSGCSSSSGEKKTMIEVLLSLQEQEPEYYTDEIIRGLVLILLIGATETSINTLEWALSLLLDHSEVIKKAQIEIDKQVGHGRLLQESDIAQLSCLCNIIKETLRMHPPLPLAVPHESSTECTVGGFHIPRGTMLLVNLWSIQNDPNTWVDPAKFNPERFEGLEEPRDGFKFLPFSSGRRGCPGEGLAMRTVGLTLGSLLQCFEWERISEEMVDMSEEVGATLSKAHSLHAKCRARPAMGSLLSQIRTN, from the exons ATGGATGATTCAGTGCAGCCAATGTACTTGGCTACCGTATTCTTCTACCTCGCAAGCATTTTGGTCCTCTACATCATCACAAAGCACTATCTTCACAAGATTCAAAATCTCCCACCATGCCCATATCCTTCCCTACCCATCATTGGGCATCTCTATCTCCTCAAGAAGCCCCTTCATCGAACTCTATCCAAGATCTCCAAACGCCACGGCCCAATACTCTTCTTTAGGTTTGGTTCTCGCCCGGTACTTGTTATCTCATCCCCTGCATTCGCCGAAGAATGTCTAACTAAGAATGACATCATTTTCGCCAACCGTCCTCAACTCTTGGCCGGAAAACACTTAGGCTACAACTACTCGGCTCTGACCTGGGCTCCCTACGGCGATCACTGGAGAAACCTAAGGCGAATCTCGTCGCTCCAAATTTTGTCCCCCCATCGCCTTCAAATGCTTTCAGGAAGTCGCGTTGAGGAGATCAAGACAATGCTTAGCAAGCTTGCTGATAAACCAAATCAGACGGTGGATATGAGGAATCTGTTTTTTGAGCTGACGATAAATTCCATGATGAGGATGATAGCTGGGAAGCGATATTATGGAGAGAACCTGAGCGATCTGGAGGAAGCTAAGAGGTTTCAAAAGATAATTGCGGAGACTGTGCGGCTGGGCGGTAAAATGTTTATCAGGGACTTCTTGCCATGTATGGGGTGGATTGAACTTGGAGCCAAAGAGGAGGAGTTGAGGGAGTTGCAGAAAGGGAGAGATGGATTCATGCAGGGTTTGATAGATGagaatagaagaagaagaagaagaaaaagaataggGAGTGGTTGTTCTTCTTCATCTGGAGAGAAGAAGACCATGATTGAGGTCCTCTTGTCGCTACAAGAACAAGAACCTGAGTATTATACAGACGAAATCATCAGGGGCCTCGTCCTT ATTTTGCTGATTGGAGCAACAGAGACTTCCATAAATACTTTGGAATGGGCACTTTCGCTTCTGCTCGACCATTCAGAAGTTATTAAGAAGGCCCAAATCGAAATCGACAAGCAAGTAGGACATGGACGTCTGCTCCAAGAATCGGATATCGCTCAACTTTCTTGCCTCTGCAACATTATAAAAGAGACACTTCGTATGCATCCGCCGCTACCACTGGCAGTACCTCATGAATCCTCAACCGAGTGCACGGTGGGAGGATTTCATATCCCCCGTGGCACTATGCTATTAGTGAATCTATGGAGTATACAAAACGATCCCAATACATGGGTGGACCCTGCAAAGTTCAATCCAGAGAGATTTGAAGGGTTAGAGGAACCGAGAGATGGATTCAAGTTTCTGCCATTTTCGTCTGGAAGGAGGGGCTGCCCTGGAGAGGGCTTGGCTATGCGTACGGTTGGCTTGACATTGGGATCACTCCTTCAGTGTTTTGAATGGGAGAGAATTAGCGAGGAGATGGTAGACATGAGCGAAGAGGTTGGAGCCACCTTGTCGAAGGCTCATTCCTTGCATGCTAAATGCCGGGCACGCCCAGCTATGGGTAGCCTTCTTTCTCAAATTCGAACCAATTGA